The DNA region AGTTCCGCATCCTCGGCTACCGGGACACCCTCACGGGGGAGGAGCACGCCGCCTTGGTCATGGGGGAGTGGGGCCCGGAGGAGCCGGTCCTGGTGCGGATGCACTCGGAGTGCCTCACGGGGGACGCCCTCCATTCTCTTCGCTGCGACTGCGGCTTCCAGCGGGACCTGGCCCTTCAGAGGATCGCCGAGGAGGGGAGGGGGGTCCTGGTCTATTTGCGGCAGGAGGGGCGGGGGATCGGCTTGGTGAACAAGATCCGGGCCTATCACCTGCAGGACCAGGGGCTGGACACGGTGGAGGCCAACCTGGCTTTGGGCTTCCCCCCGGACCTGCGCGACTACGGGGTGGGGGCGCAGATCCTTTACGACCTGGGGGTGAGGAAGATGCGCCTCCTCACTAACAACCCCCGGAAGATCCGGGCCCTTTCCGGGTACGGGATTGAGGTGGTGGAGCGCGTCCCCTTGAGGGCCGGGGACAACCCGCACAATGAGCGGTACCTGGCCGCCAAGAAAGAGAAGCTCGGTCACTGGATGGATTAGGGCCCTCCTCCTCCTCGTCCTCCTTCTGGCCCTCCTTGACCCCAGGTTGGCCGTCCCGGCCCGCACCCTGTACCTCCTGGACCTCTCCCCCTCGGCGCGGGACGCCTCCCTGGCCCTGGCCTCGAGGCTGGATGGGGTGGTCCTGGGCTTCGCGGAGGAGGTCCGCCGCCTATCCCCTGGGGAGCGGCCTTTCCTCGGGGAGAGGACTCGGCTGGACCGGGCCTTCCAGGAGGCCCTGAAGTACCGGCCGGACCGGGTGGTCCTGGTCTCGGACGGGTTGTTTGAGCCCCTCGTTCCGCCCTTTCCCCTCTTCGCCGTCCACGTCCCGCCCCAGCCCTTCCTGGAGGTCCGCCTCCTCCCCCCAGCCCTGCCCCTTCTGGGGGAGACGGTGGGGGTGGGGGTGCGGCTTTCCGCCCCGGTGGAGGTGGAGGCCCGCCTCCTCCTGGGGGGGCCGGCGGGCCCCCGGCGCTACGCCCTCCGGGTGGAGGGGGAGCGGCGGCTCCTCTACACCTTCCCCCTCACCCAGGCGGCCCAGGTCCGGGCGGTGGCCGAGGGGCCCTGGGGCCGGAGCGAGGACCGGGTGGAGGTCCGGCCTTTAGACCAGGCCCGGGCCCTCGTCCTGGGGGACCGGACCCTGGCCGCCCTCCTCCGGGCCCAGGGCTTCCAGGTGGAGGAGGGGCCCTTCCGCCTCCCTTTGGAAGCCGACCTGGTGGCGGTGGGCCTGGGGGTGCTGGACCTGCCGGAGGGGGCGGCCCAGGCCCTGCGGGACTACCTCGAGGCCGGGGGTGGGGTGCTCTTCACCGCCCGGGCCGTCCTCGGGGGGTGGGACCGGGCCCTGCCCGACCACCTGCCCCTCAAGCCCAAGAAGACCGAGGGGGCGGCCTTGGTCCTGGTCCTGGACGTCTCGGGGAGCATGCAGGGGGAGAAGCTGGCCCTGGCGGTGGAGGGGGCCCTCCGCCTGGTGGAGGCGGCCTCGGAGGAGGACCGGCTGGGGGTGATCGCCTTCAGCGGCGAGGCCCGCTGGGTCTTCCGCCCCCGGCCCATGACCCCCCAGGGGAAGAAGGAGGCGCAAAGCCTCCTGCGCTCCTTGGGGGCGGGGGGCGGAACGGTCCTGGGCCCCGCCTACCGGGAGGCGGTCTCGGCCCTCCGGGAGATTCCCGGCCGCAAGGCCATCCTGGTC from Thermus filiformis includes:
- a CDS encoding vWA domain-containing protein; protein product: MSGTWPPRKRSSVTGWIRALLLLVLLLALLDPRLAVPARTLYLLDLSPSARDASLALASRLDGVVLGFAEEVRRLSPGERPFLGERTRLDRAFQEALKYRPDRVVLVSDGLFEPLVPPFPLFAVHVPPQPFLEVRLLPPALPLLGETVGVGVRLSAPVEVEARLLLGGPAGPRRYALRVEGERRLLYTFPLTQAAQVRAVAEGPWGRSEDRVEVRPLDQARALVLGDRTLAALLRAQGFQVEEGPFRLPLEADLVAVGLGVLDLPEGAAQALRDYLEAGGGVLFTARAVLGGWDRALPDHLPLKPKKTEGAALVLVLDVSGSMQGEKLALAVEGALRLVEAASEEDRLGVIAFSGEARWVFRPRPMTPQGKKEAQSLLRSLGAGGGTVLGPAYREAVSALREIPGRKAILVLSDGEVSDPQAPILEEARRAGFPTSALALGQDADRAFLKALAEAGGGAYLEAPEARLLPRLLLAEGERVFRGEGMRGRFPVQPRPHPLTEGFSFPPVGMRFPARAEPWAEVLLLSQKDPLLALGERGEGRVAALAADLSSWAFPELPGFVGGLARHLSSRRSLRVEVREGRVLVVVGAGLDEAPRLLSAGVERPLLPVGRGRYEGVLEGEGVVLWGRRQVPVRTGFLEYPPLDGRRVLAGMAEASGGRLLDPSELAALPGARRSLREPLLWLALGLFLLEGLVRYRLGE